In Chlorogloeopsis sp. ULAP01, a genomic segment contains:
- a CDS encoding DUF433 domain-containing protein, which produces MQNQPIVSDPKVMMGKPVIAGTRITVEMILEKLAAGETPEQILEAHPRLTREGIQAALASKDEKI; this is translated from the coding sequence ATGCAAAACCAACCTATCGTATCCGATCCAAAAGTGATGATGGGAAAACCAGTGATTGCAGGAACTCGCATCACAGTTGAAATGATTCTCGAAAAACTTGCTGCTGGTGAGACTCCAGAGCAAATACTTGAAGCGCATCCGCGACTTACTCGTGAAGGAATTCAAGCCGCTTTGGCATCTAAAGATGAAAAAATCTGA
- a CDS encoding RidA family protein produces the protein MSTREVIVPKGMEVLYEKFHYCPGVKIGNTLYISGQVGRDESLQIVKGIEAQFVQAFENVKKVLDAAGATFDDVVEMITYHVTGAGLGEFQAEVTASGQPLYIIPFLQLFMQVKDRYFTNNYPTWTGIGVTGLSTPGLIVEIKCTAVLSKLKIN, from the coding sequence ATGTCTACTCGCGAAGTCATTGTTCCCAAGGGTATGGAAGTTCTCTATGAAAAATTTCATTATTGCCCTGGTGTTAAAATTGGTAATACTTTGTACATTTCTGGACAGGTAGGCAGAGATGAAAGTTTGCAAATTGTTAAAGGTATAGAAGCTCAGTTTGTTCAAGCTTTTGAAAACGTCAAAAAGGTGCTAGATGCAGCAGGGGCTACCTTTGATGATGTGGTGGAAATGATTACTTACCATGTTACTGGTGCTGGCTTAGGGGAATTTCAAGCTGAAGTAACCGCCTCTGGTCAACCATTATATATCATTCCATTTTTACAACTATTTATGCAAGTAAAAGACCGCTATTTTACTAATAACTATCCTACCTGGACTGGTATTGGTGTTACTGGTTTATCTACACCAGGATTGATAGTAGAGATTAAGTGTACAGCTGTTTTGTCTAAATTGAAAATAAATTGA
- a CDS encoding DUF3598 family protein has translation MSTIREEMPVLARHEGDWVGTYILVDTEGKILDKHESHLTCQFPTDGSYSYYQINRYKWSDGKQEEHKFPGIYRDKTLWFDTERIEGKAWEVDDSTIILWFSYKGIPGMYLYEMIQISPCNNYRARTWQWFKNHQIYQRTLIQEERMR, from the coding sequence ATGTCTACCATCCGAGAGGAAATGCCTGTTCTTGCCCGCCATGAAGGAGATTGGGTAGGCACGTATATACTAGTCGATACAGAAGGAAAAATCCTCGATAAGCATGAATCTCACTTAACTTGCCAATTCCCAACAGATGGTTCCTACTCTTACTATCAGATCAATCGTTACAAATGGTCTGACGGGAAACAAGAAGAACATAAATTTCCTGGAATCTATCGAGATAAAACACTTTGGTTTGATACAGAACGCATCGAAGGCAAAGCCTGGGAAGTCGATGATTCCACAATTATTTTGTGGTTTTCTTATAAGGGAATACCAGGGATGTACTTGTATGAAATGATTCAAATTAGTCCTTGCAATAACTATCGCGCCCGTACTTGGCAGTGGTTTAAGAACCATCAGATTTACCAGCGCACCCTGATTCAAGAGGAACGGATGCGATAA
- a CDS encoding alpha/beta hydrolase, with product MNKPIKRAFLDTEDGQIHYRIGGEGETLLLLHMNPRSSDEYRELMPILAQKYRVIAMDFMGFGDSDKPPRLYSVADYAKTVIALFDELGIEKANLLGNHTGAFVSGEVAVAYPERVNKLILCNVAGFGEVGKADLMRRFNKGFVIKEDGSHLMDRWLARARYIGSAELNHRWVLDDLKCFGYPLYAVWAVGNYCIEAAERFSLIKSSTLILWGIDDMEEFERLGLALAKDRYFLSQAIPHGKVVEFSNGTICMMNQIPEEIAKVVLEFLDGVNFEI from the coding sequence ATGAACAAACCAATTAAGCGAGCTTTTTTGGATACTGAAGATGGGCAAATTCATTACAGAATTGGTGGTGAGGGAGAAACGCTTTTATTACTACATATGAACCCCCGTAGCAGTGATGAATATCGGGAATTAATGCCTATATTGGCACAAAAGTATCGCGTGATAGCAATGGATTTTATGGGGTTTGGTGATTCTGATAAACCACCAAGATTGTATTCAGTAGCAGACTACGCCAAAACAGTAATTGCGTTGTTTGATGAATTAGGAATTGAAAAAGCAAATCTTTTGGGAAACCATACGGGAGCTTTTGTTTCTGGAGAAGTAGCAGTAGCTTACCCAGAACGTGTTAATAAATTAATTTTATGTAATGTAGCTGGCTTTGGTGAAGTAGGAAAAGCCGATTTAATGAGGAGATTTAATAAAGGTTTTGTGATTAAAGAAGATGGTTCGCATTTGATGGACAGATGGTTAGCTCGTGCAAGGTATATAGGTTCTGCTGAGTTAAATCATCGATGGGTTCTGGATGATTTAAAATGTTTTGGCTATCCTTTGTATGCAGTTTGGGCTGTGGGAAATTATTGTATAGAGGCAGCAGAAAGATTTAGTTTAATTAAATCTTCAACTCTCATTCTCTGGGGAATTGATGATATGGAAGAATTTGAGCGCTTGGGTTTAGCATTAGCAAAAGATAGATATTTTCTCTCTCAAGCTATTCCTCATGGCAAAGTTGTTGAGTTTTCCAACGGAACTATTTGCATGATGAACCAAATACCAGAAGAAATTGCCAAGGTAGTACTCGAATTTTTGGATGGCGTAAATTTTGAAATTTAG
- the hisS gene encoding histidine--tRNA ligase, translating to MAKGEKINFSTPSGFPEFLPGEKRLEVYLLDTIRRVFESYGFTPIETPAVERLEVLQAKGNQGDNIIYGISPILPPNRQAEKDKAGETGWEERALKFDQTVPLAAYIARHLNELTFPFARYQMDFVFRGERAKDGRFRQFRQCDIDVVGRRELSLLYDAQMPAIITEIFEAINIGDFIIRINNRKILTGFFKSVGVEAHKIKSCISIIDTLEKIGENKVKQELDKEEISLEKTQKIIDFIKINGTVDEILDKLKYLSQTMPEAEQFSLGVTELETVIAGVRNLGVAENRFCIDLSIARGLDYYTGTVYETTLLGHEALGSICSGGRYEELVGIFLGEKMPGVGISIGFTRLISRLIKAGILNTLAPTPAQVMVVNMQEDLMPLYLKVSQDLRKVGINVVTSFDKRGLGKQFQFADKQGIQFCVIIGSDEAAAEKSSLKDLKTGEQVEVALVNLAEEVKRRL from the coding sequence ATGGCAAAAGGCGAAAAAATCAATTTTTCTACTCCTAGTGGCTTTCCCGAATTTCTTCCTGGTGAAAAGCGCTTAGAAGTGTATTTATTAGATACTATCCGTAGGGTATTTGAAAGTTACGGATTTACTCCTATTGAAACTCCGGCAGTAGAGCGCCTAGAAGTTTTACAAGCAAAGGGTAATCAAGGCGATAATATTATTTATGGTATTAGTCCTATTTTGCCTCCAAATCGACAGGCAGAAAAAGATAAAGCAGGAGAAACAGGTTGGGAAGAACGCGCTTTAAAATTTGACCAAACAGTTCCTCTGGCTGCGTATATTGCCCGTCACTTAAATGAATTGACATTTCCTTTTGCTCGTTATCAAATGGATTTTGTGTTTCGTGGAGAAAGAGCAAAAGATGGGCGTTTTCGTCAATTTCGTCAATGTGATATTGATGTAGTTGGACGTAGAGAATTGAGCTTGCTCTACGACGCTCAGATGCCAGCAATTATCACTGAAATATTTGAAGCTATCAATATTGGTGATTTTATTATTCGCATCAATAATCGCAAAATTCTTACTGGTTTCTTTAAGTCGGTAGGAGTTGAAGCTCACAAAATTAAATCTTGTATCAGCATTATCGATACATTAGAAAAAATAGGTGAAAATAAAGTTAAGCAGGAGTTAGATAAAGAGGAAATTTCACTTGAAAAAACGCAAAAAATTATTGATTTTATTAAAATCAATGGCACTGTTGATGAGATATTAGATAAACTCAAATATCTTAGCCAAACTATGCCGGAAGCCGAACAATTTAGTCTAGGAGTTACAGAATTAGAAACGGTAATTGCAGGTGTTCGCAACCTGGGCGTAGCTGAAAATCGTTTCTGTATTGATTTATCAATTGCTCGTGGGCTTGATTACTATACAGGTACAGTTTACGAAACAACCTTGTTAGGACATGAAGCATTGGGTAGTATTTGTTCTGGTGGTAGATATGAAGAATTAGTTGGAATATTTTTAGGTGAGAAAATGCCTGGTGTAGGCATTTCGATTGGCTTCACCCGCCTAATTAGTCGCTTGATTAAAGCTGGAATTTTAAATACTCTTGCACCTACCCCAGCGCAAGTGATGGTAGTAAATATGCAAGAAGATTTGATGCCACTTTATTTAAAAGTTTCTCAAGATTTGCGTAAGGTGGGGATTAATGTTGTCACTAGTTTTGATAAGCGAGGATTGGGTAAACAATTCCAATTTGCGGATAAGCAGGGAATACAATTTTGCGTGATTATTGGTTCTGATGAAGCAGCAGCAGAGAAATCCTCGCTCAAAGATTTGAAAACAGGGGAGCAAGTAGAAGTAGCACTGGTTAATTTGGCTGAGGAAGTGAAACGAAGACTTTAA